A stretch of [Clostridium] innocuum DNA encodes these proteins:
- a CDS encoding M55 family metallopeptidase → MKKLYISADIEGIWGNGAFAHTAKNGTEYEEYRTNMISEVNLLIDKLFTAGAEEVVVNDGHGNMDNLSASRLDPRACMVVSNGAYKEYGMMEGLDDTFDGVCFVGYHCRSNTRGVMAHTIWGTLVRSIRVDGEEMGESGINARLAWEYGVPIVLISGDDLLKEQLKEELPMPFAYVETKRAISSQCALSCSWQMLEERYERAVSSMEAHCGQAPVYAKKPHCVDITFHHERNADFVSRMDGVTRISDCTVRIQKDSYDEVYRYLRFVIKISNAFAA, encoded by the coding sequence ATGAAAAAACTGTATATTTCTGCGGATATCGAAGGAATCTGGGGAAACGGGGCCTTTGCACATACTGCGAAGAATGGCACAGAGTATGAGGAATACCGCACGAATATGATTTCGGAGGTAAACCTGTTGATTGATAAGCTGTTTACGGCAGGAGCTGAGGAAGTCGTGGTGAATGACGGTCATGGCAATATGGATAATCTGAGCGCATCAAGACTGGACCCGCGTGCCTGTATGGTGGTAAGCAATGGTGCCTATAAGGAATATGGGATGATGGAGGGACTGGACGATACCTTTGACGGTGTATGCTTTGTCGGATATCATTGTCGCAGCAATACCCGCGGCGTCATGGCACACACGATATGGGGAACCTTGGTGAGAAGCATCCGCGTTGACGGCGAGGAAATGGGAGAGAGCGGCATCAATGCCCGACTTGCCTGGGAATATGGTGTTCCGATCGTGCTCATCAGCGGCGATGATCTGTTGAAGGAACAGCTGAAGGAGGAACTGCCGATGCCGTTTGCTTATGTGGAAACCAAGCGTGCAATCTCTTCCCAGTGTGCCCTTTCCTGCAGCTGGCAAATGCTGGAGGAACGCTATGAGCGTGCCGTTTCATCCATGGAAGCACATTGTGGACAAGCGCCTGTCTATGCCAAAAAACCACATTGTGTGGATATCACCTTTCATCATGAACGCAATGCCGATTTTGTTTCCCGCATGGACGGCGTGACACGGATATCGGATTGCACGGTACGCATACAGAAGGACAGCTATGATGAAGTATACCGGTATCTTCGCTTTGTTATAAAAATA
- a CDS encoding BtpA/SgcQ family protein gives MMFKPDCTAFAMIQPSALPGSYRHEDKTIDDIVAEVLEETQMIVDNGFDGVILQNMNDMPIKQIAAPEAIAYMTRIAYEIKHQYPQLILGVLVNWDGVASLAVADAVHADFVRVEHLFTGANVTSAGILEGQCVEIAALRKRIRSKVPVYADIQEVHGIPLGGKPIDDAAWEAVHEAFADGLFVSGKSKEESLEMIHAVRKKLPDTPVILGGGANGENIEELLQYYDGVSVATWVKNGNMKNPIDPKRAEIFMSSVQKAREKKRGRS, from the coding sequence ATGATGTTTAAACCTGATTGTACGGCATTTGCCATGATCCAGCCCAGTGCGCTGCCTGGAAGCTACCGGCATGAGGATAAAACGATTGATGATATCGTTGCAGAGGTTTTGGAAGAAACACAAATGATTGTGGATAATGGCTTTGACGGCGTAATTTTACAAAATATGAACGATATGCCAATCAAGCAAATTGCAGCTCCGGAGGCAATCGCCTATATGACGCGTATCGCATATGAAATAAAGCATCAGTATCCGCAGCTTATCCTTGGTGTTCTTGTGAATTGGGATGGCGTTGCCAGCCTTGCCGTGGCGGATGCCGTACATGCCGATTTTGTGCGTGTGGAGCATCTGTTTACAGGCGCAAATGTTACAAGTGCAGGTATATTGGAGGGACAGTGTGTTGAAATCGCAGCCTTGCGTAAGAGAATACGCTCCAAGGTTCCCGTATATGCGGATATACAGGAGGTTCATGGAATCCCGTTAGGTGGTAAGCCGATTGATGATGCAGCATGGGAAGCAGTGCATGAGGCTTTTGCGGATGGATTGTTTGTATCCGGCAAAAGCAAGGAGGAAAGCCTTGAAATGATACATGCTGTACGTAAAAAGCTTCCGGATACACCGGTAATTTTAGGTGGAGGCGCCAATGGCGAAAACATTGAAGAGCTATTGCAATACTATGATGGTGTATCGGTCGCAACATGGGTGAAAAATGGAAATATGAAAAATCCAATTGATCCAAAGCGTGCAGAGATTTTCATGAGCAGTGTGCAAAAGGCCAGAGAAAAGAAACGGGGGAGATCGTAA
- a CDS encoding translation initiation factor eIF-2B: MYTVNLEKARKALPAAAVKDFDDIVEQRVLGASKHIQMIGKMIEQIAVDSVETNRTIAEMLERIQEVCQFFIHTRGEASQAITNAVYLMTAGYRQHEERDIRTYAQCIIDVKKQYERDCTAASETAVSYAVEIGNRMSAIMVYDYSSSVEAFLRKINGPKRIYIPESRVINGGAPFVQPCLEAGHQIHFIPDASMMYYMKSCDGVFMGAESIYPDGTGFNTTGSDIVGLLCDYFHVPLYFISPLIKLDVRPVYGKEKCTVINDLRSKLEPVANPKQVKGTIDYTAPELLAVSPGFIKAFITEQGVIPATQMYDISMKYIKELRGADDV, from the coding sequence ATGTATACAGTAAATTTAGAAAAGGCGAGGAAAGCTCTTCCGGCTGCTGCTGTGAAGGACTTTGATGACATTGTTGAGCAAAGAGTATTAGGGGCTAGCAAGCATATTCAAATGATTGGGAAAATGATTGAGCAAATTGCTGTTGACAGTGTTGAAACGAATCGTACGATAGCGGAAATGCTGGAGCGAATCCAGGAGGTCTGTCAGTTTTTTATTCATACCAGAGGAGAGGCATCGCAGGCGATAACGAATGCTGTCTATCTGATGACTGCCGGATACAGACAGCATGAGGAACGTGATATTCGTACCTATGCACAGTGTATTATAGATGTGAAAAAGCAATATGAGCGGGATTGTACGGCCGCATCAGAAACCGCTGTTTCCTATGCTGTGGAAATAGGGAATCGTATGTCTGCAATCATGGTATATGATTATTCCAGCAGTGTGGAAGCATTCCTGCGTAAAATCAACGGTCCCAAGCGTATTTATATACCGGAAAGCCGTGTGATCAATGGCGGTGCTCCCTTCGTTCAGCCATGTCTTGAAGCAGGACATCAGATTCATTTCATTCCTGATGCGAGCATGATGTATTATATGAAATCCTGTGATGGTGTTTTTATGGGGGCAGAGAGCATATACCCGGATGGTACGGGCTTCAATACAACCGGATCTGATATTGTCGGTCTGCTTTGTGATTATTTTCATGTGCCGCTGTATTTTATATCCCCTTTGATCAAGCTGGATGTACGTCCTGTGTATGGAAAAGAGAAATGTACGGTGATAAACGATTTGCGAAGCAAGCTGGAGCCTGTGGCAAATCCGAAGCAGGTGAAGGGAACCATTGATTATACAGCACCGGAGCTGCTTGCGGTGTCGCCGGGGTTTATCAAGGCGTTCATCACGGAGCAGGGAGTAATTCCGGCTACGCAAATGTATGATATAAGCATGAAGTATATAAAAGAACTGAGAGGTGCAGATGATGTTTAA
- a CDS encoding nucleotide pyrophosphohydrolase, which translates to METAIERVRAFVKDRDWDQFHTPDNLAKSICIEAGELLECFQWDPEKYEHRAVCEELADVMIYCMQLADKLQVNMEDIILDKMEKNEKKYPVEKARGNAAKYDAYE; encoded by the coding sequence ATGGAAACAGCAATCGAAAGAGTAAGAGCTTTTGTAAAGGATCGCGATTGGGATCAGTTTCATACGCCGGATAATCTGGCAAAATCCATCTGCATAGAGGCAGGGGAGCTGCTGGAATGCTTTCAGTGGGATCCGGAGAAATATGAACATCGCGCGGTGTGTGAGGAGCTTGCGGATGTGATGATTTACTGTATGCAGCTCGCGGATAAGCTGCAGGTGAATATGGAAGACATCATTCTGGATAAAATGGAAAAGAATGAAAAGAAGTATCCTGTGGAAAAAGCCAGAGGAAATGCAGCGAAGTATGACGCATATGAATAA
- a CDS encoding histidinol-phosphatase, whose product MKRRKTGEGMKKMRKTPEKQYQLAVDGIRPLNVQDSKDRLLAFCMDVSIMLCPIALWNIILLAVLGNIISISGIKLISIFIGGLLVISILFLNSYIYRQTGGQSVGMRMFGFKVVKKSGRRASRQQLLLRELVGFDLPFIILMYFTNAFGVVAYWGLNGLFTLADSRHRSLIDLVLGTRVVALEKAQQPVQKEKAPQAVKQPLPKQAEQPELIMNTMDLHIHSNFSDRGQYNVEEIFQYAKRNHIRTVSITDLDCAKANSIAVRMSELYGVTYIPGIEINCDLRGRRVRILGYFIQYNSELFAHIENESLVNEKRASIDRVRRFEALLGRNIDEERLLKSNRFQRLSGELIAKHVLNRPEFDDCAILKPYRRDEFGWRALNKDYFAYGKPCYVPVKYAYLKDVLDVIELTGGISVLAHPGKLLVQEPELLDEALRMGVQGIEVFHPMHTKKEMASLLKLATDRKLLVSAGSGFYNMEGNTRIGRCNCPKEAEGLIDMMLHARM is encoded by the coding sequence ATGAAGAGAAGGAAAACAGGTGAAGGCATGAAAAAAATGAGGAAAACACCAGAAAAACAATATCAGCTGGCTGTGGACGGCATTCGTCCGCTGAATGTACAGGACAGTAAGGATCGGCTGCTTGCATTCTGTATGGATGTCAGCATCATGCTGTGTCCGATTGCTTTATGGAATATTATTCTGCTTGCCGTGCTGGGAAATATCATCAGCATCTCCGGCATTAAGCTGATCAGCATCTTTATCGGGGGGCTGCTTGTTATCTCTATTTTATTTCTGAACAGCTATATTTACCGGCAAACCGGCGGACAGAGTGTCGGCATGCGCATGTTCGGCTTTAAGGTGGTCAAGAAAAGCGGGCGCAGGGCCAGCAGACAGCAGCTTCTTCTGCGGGAGCTTGTAGGCTTCGATCTTCCGTTTATCATTCTGATGTATTTTACAAATGCATTCGGTGTTGTTGCATACTGGGGGTTGAACGGTTTGTTTACGCTTGCGGACAGCCGTCATCGCTCTTTGATCGATCTTGTTCTTGGAACACGGGTTGTTGCATTAGAGAAAGCACAACAGCCTGTACAAAAAGAAAAAGCTCCGCAGGCGGTAAAGCAGCCGCTGCCGAAACAGGCTGAGCAGCCGGAATTGATTATGAATACGATGGATCTGCATATTCATTCCAATTTCTCCGATCGCGGGCAGTATAATGTCGAAGAGATTTTCCAATATGCGAAGCGCAACCACATTCGGACGGTTTCCATAACCGATCTGGACTGTGCAAAGGCAAACAGTATTGCGGTGAGAATGAGTGAGCTGTATGGTGTAACCTATATTCCGGGTATTGAAATCAACTGTGATCTGCGTGGAAGACGTGTGCGTATTCTCGGTTATTTCATTCAGTATAACAGTGAATTATTCGCACATATTGAAAATGAAAGTCTGGTGAATGAGAAGAGGGCCAGCATTGACCGTGTCCGCAGATTTGAGGCATTGCTGGGACGTAATATTGATGAGGAACGGCTTCTGAAAAGCAACCGGTTCCAGCGTTTGAGCGGTGAACTGATTGCCAAGCATGTACTGAATCGACCGGAATTTGATGATTGTGCCATTTTAAAGCCGTATCGCAGAGATGAATTCGGATGGCGAGCTTTGAATAAAGATTACTTCGCATACGGAAAGCCATGCTATGTACCTGTGAAGTATGCATATCTTAAGGATGTACTGGATGTCATTGAACTGACGGGCGGTATCTCTGTGCTTGCCCATCCAGGAAAGCTGCTGGTACAGGAGCCGGAGCTACTGGACGAGGCTTTGCGCATGGGTGTACAGGGAATTGAAGTCTTCCATCCAATGCATACAAAGAAGGAAATGGCAAGTCTGTTAAAGCTTGCGACAGACCGTAAGCTGCTCGTCAGTGCGGGAAGCGGCTTCTATAATATGGAAGGAAACACACGCATCGGAAGATGCAACTGTCCAAAGGAGGCAGAAGGCTTAATCGATATGATGCTGCATGCACGTATGTAA
- a CDS encoding PTS system mannose/fructose/sorbose family transporter subunit IID → MEAKKLTKKDLWKVFRGQLTIRGANNYERQQNAGFTQAMMPVIEKVYDNDEDKREAYERHMEYFLTNDITSAIPVGIAAAMEEMHANDPDMDPNAINAVKTALMGPLAGLGDSLLNGTARPILASLAISLVHANLGWVGPIFFVIGMSIVSLGIRYLGVFQGYKQGIKLVEKINSSGLISKITDIAAIAAYTIVGGFIPALVVMNIPIEIKSGETVINIQKTLDGLMPGVLGLAYTFLMYYLVTKKKISAVKLIFFTMVFAILAVYAGILG, encoded by the coding sequence ATGGAAGCAAAGAAATTAACAAAAAAAGATTTATGGAAGGTATTCCGCGGTCAGCTTACAATCCGTGGAGCAAATAACTATGAGCGCCAGCAAAATGCCGGCTTTACTCAGGCTATGATGCCGGTCATTGAAAAGGTCTATGACAATGATGAGGATAAGCGGGAGGCTTATGAACGGCATATGGAATATTTTCTGACAAATGATATCACAAGTGCTATTCCTGTCGGAATTGCTGCGGCAATGGAAGAAATGCACGCGAATGATCCAGATATGGACCCCAATGCAATCAATGCGGTAAAAACTGCCCTTATGGGACCTCTTGCAGGCCTTGGGGATTCCTTGCTGAATGGTACAGCAAGACCTATTCTGGCAAGTCTTGCCATTTCTCTTGTACATGCCAATCTGGGATGGGTAGGACCGATATTCTTTGTTATCGGTATGAGTATCGTTTCCCTGGGCATCCGCTATCTGGGAGTATTTCAGGGATATAAGCAGGGAATCAAGCTTGTTGAAAAAATTAACTCCAGTGGTCTGATTTCCAAAATTACAGATATTGCCGCAATCGCTGCCTATACGATTGTCGGAGGCTTCATACCGGCTCTGGTTGTTATGAACATTCCGATTGAAATAAAGTCCGGTGAGACAGTTATCAATATTCAGAAGACATTGGATGGTCTGATGCCGGGTGTTCTGGGTCTGGCCTATACCTTCCTGATGTATTATCTGGTAACAAAGAAAAAAATCTCGGCAGTTAAACTGATTTTCTTCACAATGGTGTTTGCTATACTTGCAGTTTATGCAGGCATTCTTGGCTAA
- a CDS encoding VanZ family protein, which yields MSMKYKKELSYVCLGISITAMLLYFYLTIENYLNFSGIVMFSVLICSTLILGVCLQNRLYDTQKQTRNLRLMWTVLFSFYIFQMIYILFFASEFARDYVDLRSQSYPDALRMQWEYGTSLKPFATIHQMMAIFDMPYVDNRIAVMNLLGNFVAFMPFSFFLLLLTDWAKRPVKLPLRMAFIIIMVEILQFFTLSGTMDIDDFILNFSGVLLSYIILRFTPLYKSLSVFLKK from the coding sequence ATGTCCATGAAATATAAAAAAGAGCTGTCCTATGTATGCCTAGGCATATCCATAACGGCAATGCTGCTTTATTTTTATCTCACAATAGAAAATTATCTGAACTTCTCAGGAATCGTTATGTTTTCTGTCCTCATATGCTCGACACTGATCCTTGGTGTCTGCCTGCAGAACCGTCTCTATGATACACAAAAGCAAACAAGAAATCTGCGTCTCATGTGGACCGTCCTGTTTTCCTTCTATATATTTCAAATGATCTATATCCTCTTTTTTGCCAGTGAGTTCGCACGAGATTATGTAGACCTGCGCTCGCAGTCCTATCCGGATGCCCTGCGAATGCAATGGGAATATGGAACCAGTCTGAAGCCGTTCGCAACCATTCATCAGATGATGGCGATTTTCGATATGCCGTATGTGGACAACCGGATTGCCGTTATGAATCTGCTGGGTAATTTTGTCGCCTTTATGCCGTTTTCCTTTTTCCTGCTTTTACTTACTGACTGGGCGAAGCGTCCTGTGAAGCTGCCGCTCCGTATGGCATTTATCATCATCATGGTAGAGATTCTGCAGTTTTTTACACTGAGCGGTACTATGGATATTGATGATTTTATCCTGAATTTCAGCGGTGTTCTGTTGTCTTATATAATTTTACGTTTTACTCCGTTGTATAAAAGTCTATCTGTCTTTTTGAAAAAGTAA
- a CDS encoding family 43 glycosylhydrolase codes for MKNKTLWTDTEGKPIQAHGGMILQHKGIYYWYGENKDTETVNRHVDFIGISCYSSEDLENWRNEGIVLSPVVNNPAHMLYTKNICERPRVLYNKSTKQFVMYTHADTADYYYAGVNVAVAASPTGPFVWLKSFQPNRQDSRDMTLFQDLDGSAWLIHSANYNKTMNIARLSDDYLDVTGSYISIFQDQEREAPAIMYSHNRYYMITSGCSGWEPNPSLYGICDHLIGPWKLIDNPCTGPAYRTTFDGQGTCIFFVQNQPYVLLDHWHPDDLRSSAYSMLPIQISDNGGLKIEWQDETFFTNSKRREGTS; via the coding sequence ATGAAAAACAAAACATTATGGACGGATACCGAAGGAAAGCCTATACAGGCACATGGCGGAATGATACTGCAGCATAAAGGAATATATTACTGGTATGGAGAGAACAAGGATACGGAAACAGTTAATCGTCACGTCGATTTTATTGGTATTTCCTGTTACTCCTCTGAAGACTTGGAAAACTGGAGGAATGAAGGTATTGTACTTTCACCGGTAGTAAACAACCCTGCACACATGCTGTATACCAAAAACATATGTGAACGCCCCAGAGTATTATATAATAAAAGCACCAAGCAGTTTGTAATGTATACCCATGCGGATACTGCAGATTATTACTATGCCGGTGTTAATGTTGCGGTAGCAGCTTCTCCAACCGGACCATTTGTCTGGCTAAAGAGCTTTCAGCCCAACCGGCAGGACAGCAGGGATATGACGCTGTTTCAGGATCTGGACGGCAGTGCCTGGCTGATTCACAGTGCAAATTACAATAAAACAATGAATATTGCACGATTAAGTGATGATTATCTGGATGTTACCGGTTCCTATATCAGTATTTTCCAGGATCAGGAGCGGGAGGCACCGGCCATCATGTATTCCCATAACCGCTACTACATGATTACTTCCGGATGCAGTGGCTGGGAACCCAATCCCTCCTTATATGGCATCTGTGACCATTTGATAGGACCATGGAAGCTGATCGATAATCCTTGCACCGGTCCTGCATATCGTACCACCTTTGACGGACAGGGGACCTGTATTTTCTTTGTGCAGAATCAGCCCTATGTATTGCTGGATCACTGGCACCCGGATGATTTGCGCTCCTCTGCCTACAGCATGCTTCCGATTCAGATATCAGATAACGGAGGATTAAAGATTGAATGGCAGGATGAAACGTTCTTCACAAATAGCAAAAGAAGAGAAGGAACCTCATAA
- a CDS encoding PTS sugar transporter subunit IIA, producing the protein MTGLIICGHGDFAAGMYSSLKLLNGECEHLVCISFQEGTSFEDLCDTVNKEVERFIDGNVIILTDLPGGSPFKAAAMATFQYDYARAVTGTNFPLLLDLVLSRDYAEDVDQLLDQSIDNAREALMKMSLEQ; encoded by the coding sequence ATGACAGGACTTATCATCTGCGGTCATGGTGACTTTGCTGCAGGGATGTACAGCTCCTTGAAGCTGTTAAATGGGGAGTGTGAGCATCTTGTCTGCATAAGCTTTCAGGAGGGAACCTCCTTTGAAGACCTGTGCGACACGGTGAATAAGGAAGTGGAAAGGTTTATCGACGGAAATGTCATTATCCTCACTGACTTGCCGGGCGGCTCTCCTTTTAAAGCTGCCGCAATGGCTACCTTTCAGTATGACTATGCCAGAGCGGTAACCGGCACGAACTTTCCTCTTTTGCTGGATTTGGTTTTATCAAGGGATTATGCAGAGGATGTGGATCAGCTGCTTGATCAAAGCATTGATAACGCAAGGGAAGCGTTAATGAAAATGTCATTGGAGCAGTAA
- a CDS encoding ABC transporter ATP-binding protein, whose amino-acid sequence MIQLVNISIAFHNVSILRNVNMDIHRGDLIHITGSNGSGKSTLLKIIAGLLNADKGEVIIENNDIEIGALIENPAFIENESAEYNLKFLYDLKNSYDRKTVQSYMEYFDLTLEDKRAVKKYSVGMRQKLGIIQAIMENQNIILFDEPTRGLDNTSSNKFIELVKKLNSDKKTIIICAHDGVDEIPFNRKFTIDKEQLYECID is encoded by the coding sequence ATGATACAACTTGTAAATATTTCTATCGCTTTTCATAATGTTAGCATTCTACGTAATGTAAATATGGATATTCACAGAGGTGATTTGATTCATATCACCGGATCAAATGGTTCAGGAAAATCTACTCTTTTAAAGATAATTGCTGGTCTTTTAAATGCAGATAAAGGTGAAGTAATAATCGAAAATAATGATATTGAAATAGGTGCTTTAATTGAAAATCCTGCGTTTATTGAGAACGAGAGTGCTGAATATAATTTGAAATTCTTATATGATCTGAAAAACAGTTACGATAGAAAAACTGTTCAAAGCTATATGGAATATTTTGATTTAACTTTAGAAGATAAAAGGGCAGTAAAAAAATATTCAGTAGGTATGCGTCAAAAACTTGGTATTATTCAAGCTATTATGGAAAATCAGAATATTATCTTATTTGATGAGCCTACAAGAGGTCTCGATAATACATCAAGCAATAAATTTATTGAACTTGTAAAGAAATTAAATTCTGATAAGAAAACTATTATTATATGTGCTCATGATGGAGTTGACGAAATCCCTTTCAATAGGAAATTTACTATAGATAAGGAACAATTATATGAATGTATTGATTAG
- a CDS encoding amidohydrolase family protein — translation MIDIHSHLKTDSGEGSVQKLLRDMDRFHINRRVISDMRYDDVQDGNQKIAELVKEYPERLIGCAVLNPALSTILEDTRHACSLKEIRMIEFDSYRHGYAPDDCPVLDEVFAMLQERGLPVKVFSGIGAKALPHQWESYTRRYPQIPFIYLHMGCFDYGYSCVDIVKRNKNAYVETSNQYEMQILKKAFRQLREEQIVFGTTYPQRFTKNAVEVFDLFDLKEDQLQMFTDGNAKRLLQM, via the coding sequence ATGATAGATATTCATTCGCATTTAAAAACAGACAGTGGAGAAGGCAGTGTGCAAAAGCTCTTGCGGGATATGGACCGTTTCCATATCAATCGGCGTGTTATTTCAGATATGCGCTATGATGATGTGCAAGACGGAAACCAGAAAATTGCTGAGCTGGTAAAGGAATACCCTGAGCGTTTGATCGGATGTGCAGTGCTGAATCCTGCACTATCTACGATTCTCGAGGATACAAGACATGCCTGCTCGCTGAAAGAAATCCGTATGATAGAATTTGATTCATATCGTCATGGCTATGCTCCCGATGATTGTCCTGTTCTGGATGAGGTGTTCGCAATGCTGCAGGAGCGCGGTTTGCCTGTTAAGGTATTTTCCGGTATTGGCGCAAAGGCCTTGCCGCATCAGTGGGAATCGTATACAAGAAGATATCCGCAAATACCGTTTATCTATTTGCATATGGGATGCTTTGATTACGGGTACAGCTGCGTGGATATTGTAAAGCGTAATAAAAATGCATATGTAGAAACGAGTAATCAGTATGAAATGCAGATTCTGAAAAAGGCATTCCGGCAGCTTCGTGAAGAACAGATCGTATTCGGAACAACCTATCCGCAGCGTTTTACAAAAAATGCTGTGGAGGTATTTGATTTATTTGATTTGAAAGAGGATCAGCTGCAGATGTTTACGGATGGAAATGCCAAACGTCTGCTGCAGATGTGA